The genomic segment AGGTAGAACTCGCGGCGGGCCTTGTCGCAGAAGTCCACAAGCGCCTGGCTGCTGAGTTCGCCGCGCTGGATGGTGGTGCGGTGGAACCCGTCCTTGTCGAGCCACTGGTTATAATCCTTTGTCTGTAATGCGCCGCTCTCGAGGGCTTCCTTGTAGGCCTCGGTGCCGGGGTACGCCATGATGGGGTAGAACTGCGCGGTGTTGGGGTTCAACTTCTTGGCGTAGTTGAGCGTCATGCGGAGTGTTTCCGGAGTGTCGCCCGGGTTACCCACCATGAAGCAGCCGTGCACCAGCAGTCCTGCCTTGCGGGCGTTCTTCGTGAATTCGATTGCCTTGTCAGTGTTCTTCACGCCCTTGTGAATGTTCTCGAGAACCACAGGCGAAGCGCTTTCAAAACCCACGCACATCTCGCGGCCGCCCGCCTTCTTCATCAGCTTGAGCAAATCCAGCGGAACATCGGCGCGGGCGTTGCAGCTCCACGTAATCTTGAGGCCGCGTTCCAGAATCAGGTTGCAGATTTCGCGCACATGCTCGTGGCTTGCGGTGAACGTGTCGTCTTCGAAGAAGACTTCGCCCAAATCCTCGAAATTGTCCTTGATGTACTGCAGTTCGTCCACCACGTCCTTGGGCGTGCGGCGGCGGAACTTGTGGCCGTTGAGCGTTTGCGGAATCACGCAGTAACTGCAGCGGTTCGGGCAACCGCGGCCCGAGAGAATTACAATCAGCGGGTTCAGGTTCGCACCGTAGAAATATTTCTTATAGCAGCTGTACAAATGTTTGCGGTAGACCTTCGAGACCCACGGGAGCTCGTCCAAGTTCTCGATCTTCGGGCCTTCGGGCTGAAAATCGGTGGTGCCGTCCGCCTTACGGAAGGCAAGTCCCGCAATCTGGTTCACGGGAACTCCGTCGCCCCGCAGGCTCCTCGCGAGGTTCCGGCAGGTGTAGTCCGCCTCGCCGATAATCACGAAGTCGAGTGCGGGCTCCATCTCCATGGATTCTAGCGGCTCTGCGGTGGCATGCGTACCCATGATGGCGACCTTTACATTCGGGAGCATGTCCTTGATGGCATGCACCACCTTGAGGTCGTTCAGGATACTCGGGGTGCTCGTGCTGCAGACGACCAATGCCGGGTCAAACTTCTTGATGCCCTCCAGCGTCTTGGGCAGGTCAAGTTCCATGGCGGGACTGTCGATTAACTGAATCTCATTGCCGTCTGCTTCCGTCGACCCTGCAGCATAGCTCAGGAACATAGGCCAGTAAAGAGTGCTCGATTTAGTCACGCAGGGACTGCGGGACTCGCGACTGAACATCGGATGG from the Fibrobacter sp. genome contains:
- a CDS encoding radical SAM protein, with protein sequence MRITFLNPPFHPMFSRESRSPCVTKSSTLYWPMFLSYAAGSTEADGNEIQLIDSPAMELDLPKTLEGIKKFDPALVVCSTSTPSILNDLKVVHAIKDMLPNVKVAIMGTHATAEPLESMEMEPALDFVIIGEADYTCRNLARSLRGDGVPVNQIAGLAFRKADGTTDFQPEGPKIENLDELPWVSKVYRKHLYSCYKKYFYGANLNPLIVILSGRGCPNRCSYCVIPQTLNGHKFRRRTPKDVVDELQYIKDNFEDLGEVFFEDDTFTASHEHVREICNLILERGLKITWSCNARADVPLDLLKLMKKAGGREMCVGFESASPVVLENIHKGVKNTDKAIEFTKNARKAGLLVHGCFMVGNPGDTPETLRMTLNYAKKLNPNTAQFYPIMAYPGTEAYKEALESGALQTKDYNQWLDKDGFHRTTIQRGELSSQALVDFCDKARREFYLRPSYIFRQGIMALKNPRERYRVMRGFGTLVKHLFRKHGQLAPVARQAPTVKE